One window of Cohnella hashimotonis genomic DNA carries:
- a CDS encoding multicopper oxidase family protein, with product MTNRKNVKRLVYIAIPAMVVLLIGAALTIYFWQMRLQKPVEMNMAHHQMAAGMTDMADMEHMEHVAGMENSSAAEGGVSCVSLTAPDSSAPIRKFDLTAARTTLKLDNGKAVEAWTFNGSSPGPELRVKEGDRVVVTLHNKDIEDGVTIHWHGIEVPCSQDGIAGVTQDTVPPGGEFTYTFIAPAPGTYWYHSHQMSSIQVGKGLLGAMIVEPKEGSESDTTTSETTALYQQLGSSMLVNGSTQGLAVPGRPGDIVRLRLINSGNETMEFHVDGAPFRVVAMDGHDLHEPGQLADTMVPIGAGQRYDLLIQVPATGKVVVGSPSAKSLPITIGSGSEPHHSEGGQPFSFVDYGTPSPNDPIPQVQPDRHFDLELGQTLFVKSINGKAFGEIPPMIVKEGDHVSITVSNVGGGDHPFHVHGHVFRVLSKNRVALRGSPVYLDTLLTKKGETYELYLEADNPGLWMVHCHNLKHASMGMSMMLNYEGITTPYRVGTQSGNLPDL from the coding sequence CGATTTATTTCTGGCAAATGCGGCTTCAGAAGCCGGTAGAGATGAACATGGCTCATCATCAAATGGCGGCCGGCATGACGGATATGGCGGATATGGAGCACATGGAGCACGTGGCGGGCATGGAAAATTCCTCTGCTGCTGAAGGCGGGGTGTCTTGCGTCTCGCTGACGGCCCCGGACTCGTCGGCTCCGATTCGGAAGTTCGATCTGACGGCAGCGCGGACGACCTTGAAGCTCGATAACGGCAAGGCGGTTGAAGCCTGGACGTTCAACGGATCTTCCCCGGGTCCCGAGCTTCGCGTTAAGGAAGGCGACCGAGTGGTTGTCACGCTCCATAACAAGGACATCGAGGACGGCGTTACGATCCATTGGCACGGGATCGAAGTCCCGTGTTCGCAGGACGGTATCGCTGGTGTGACGCAGGATACCGTGCCGCCGGGGGGCGAGTTCACCTACACTTTCATTGCGCCGGCGCCGGGAACTTATTGGTACCACTCTCATCAAATGAGCTCGATCCAAGTCGGCAAGGGACTTCTGGGCGCGATGATCGTCGAACCCAAAGAAGGATCCGAATCCGATACGACGACTTCGGAGACGACCGCCCTTTATCAGCAATTAGGTTCTTCCATGCTGGTGAACGGCAGTACGCAAGGGCTGGCAGTCCCGGGGCGACCCGGCGATATCGTCAGGCTAAGGCTGATCAACTCGGGCAATGAAACGATGGAATTTCATGTCGACGGAGCGCCTTTCCGGGTCGTCGCTATGGACGGTCACGATCTTCATGAACCCGGCCAACTGGCGGATACGATGGTCCCGATCGGAGCGGGTCAGCGTTACGATCTGCTCATTCAAGTTCCGGCGACGGGCAAAGTTGTCGTTGGCAGCCCTTCGGCCAAAAGCTTGCCGATTACGATCGGCAGCGGAAGCGAGCCGCACCATTCGGAAGGCGGGCAGCCGTTCTCGTTCGTGGATTACGGCACCCCGTCGCCTAACGATCCCATCCCGCAAGTTCAGCCCGATCGGCATTTCGATCTCGAGCTGGGCCAGACCCTTTTCGTCAAATCGATTAACGGCAAAGCCTTCGGCGAGATTCCTCCCATGATCGTGAAGGAGGGGGACCATGTAAGCATCACCGTTTCCAACGTAGGCGGGGGCGATCACCCGTTCCATGTTCACGGGCACGTGTTCCGCGTCTTGAGCAAGAACAGGGTTGCCTTGCGCGGCAGTCCGGTGTATCTGGATACGCTCCTAACGAAGAAGGGCGAGACCTATGAGCTGTACCTTGAAGCGGACAATCCAGGCCTCTGGATGGTGCATTGTCACAATCTCAAGCATGCCTCGATGGGCATGAGCATGATGCTGAATTACGAAGGCATTACGACGCCATACCGGGTCGGAACCCAATCAGGCAATCTTCCCGATCTATAA